Proteins found in one Cellulomonas palmilytica genomic segment:
- a CDS encoding amino acid ABC transporter permease: MSGSVLFDAPGPRARRRMVWINIAATVVVAGIAVYALVLLDRKGQLDGDLWQPLFTANAWENYFLPGLRQTLVAAGLSIVTSGLFGIVFGLGRLSASRTVRVVSGGVVEFFRAVPVLIMMVFFYMAIPQLDLVSPKDLPLVAVVLGLTLYNGSVFAELVRSGVHNLPRGQREAALAIGLRRPQSLRLVEVPQAVIAMLPAIASQLVVILKDTALGAIITYPELLAAARRFGSGNGNILQALLVAAVVFIVINWLLTRLAEALAGRVGRRTAGKARAEAPSMAVTAGVED; this comes from the coding sequence ATGAGCGGGTCCGTCCTGTTCGACGCCCCCGGGCCGCGCGCGCGGCGCCGCATGGTGTGGATCAACATCGCCGCGACCGTCGTCGTCGCGGGCATCGCCGTGTACGCGCTGGTCCTGCTCGACCGCAAGGGCCAGCTCGACGGCGACCTGTGGCAGCCGCTGTTCACCGCGAACGCGTGGGAGAACTACTTCCTGCCGGGCCTGCGCCAGACGCTCGTCGCGGCCGGCCTCTCGATCGTCACGTCCGGGCTGTTCGGCATCGTGTTCGGCCTCGGGCGGCTGTCCGCCTCACGCACGGTCCGCGTGGTGTCCGGCGGCGTCGTCGAGTTCTTCCGGGCCGTGCCCGTGCTCATCATGATGGTGTTCTTCTACATGGCGATCCCCCAGCTCGACCTGGTCTCGCCGAAGGACCTGCCGCTCGTCGCCGTCGTCCTCGGGCTCACGCTCTACAACGGCTCCGTGTTCGCCGAGCTCGTCCGGTCCGGTGTGCACAACCTGCCCCGGGGTCAGCGCGAGGCCGCGCTCGCGATCGGGCTGCGCCGCCCGCAGTCGCTGCGCCTCGTCGAGGTGCCGCAGGCCGTCATCGCGATGCTGCCGGCCATCGCGAGCCAGCTCGTCGTGATCCTCAAGGACACCGCGCTCGGCGCGATCATCACCTACCCCGAGCTGCTCGCGGCCGCGCGCCGGTTCGGCTCGGGCAACGGCAACATCCTGCAGGCTCTCCTGGTCGCGGCGGTCGTCTTCATCGTCATCAACTGGCTGCTGACGCGGCTCGCCGAGGCGCTCGCCGGCCGGGTCGGCCGCCGCACCGCCGGCAAGGCGCGCGCCGAGGCGCCGAGCATGGCGGTCACCGCCGGCGTCGAGGACTGA
- a CDS encoding glutamate ABC transporter substrate-binding protein produces the protein MTRSTHRPRRTAGVAALGLVAALALVACSSDDGDDGATDGGTGGGGGTIRIGIKFDQPGLGFKDGDEYTGFDVDVARYVADKLGYSEDQIEFVESPSAQRETMLQNGQVDMIFATYSITDTRKEVISFAGPYFVAGQDLLVAVDDTSIGGPEDLDGKNLCSVTGSTSAQRIKDEYATGTNLLEQPGYSECVTALTAGTVDAVTTDDIILAGLAAIPANEGKVKVVGNPFSEENYGVGLPKDSDKCQAVTDAINAMLEDGSWQKALDDNVSASGYEPNADLNPPTPAACE, from the coding sequence ATGACCCGCTCCACGCACCGCCCACGCCGCACCGCAGGCGTCGCCGCGCTCGGCCTCGTCGCCGCCCTCGCCCTGGTGGCCTGCTCCTCCGACGACGGTGACGACGGGGCCACCGACGGCGGCACGGGAGGCGGTGGCGGCACCATCCGCATCGGCATCAAGTTCGACCAGCCGGGCCTCGGCTTCAAGGACGGCGACGAGTACACCGGGTTCGACGTCGACGTCGCGCGCTACGTCGCGGACAAGCTCGGCTACTCCGAGGACCAGATCGAGTTCGTCGAGTCCCCGTCCGCGCAGCGCGAGACCATGCTGCAGAACGGCCAGGTCGACATGATCTTCGCGACGTACTCGATCACCGACACGCGCAAGGAGGTCATCTCCTTCGCCGGTCCGTACTTCGTCGCCGGTCAGGACCTGCTCGTCGCGGTCGACGACACGTCCATCGGCGGGCCCGAGGACCTCGACGGCAAGAACCTGTGCTCGGTGACGGGGTCCACGTCCGCGCAGCGCATCAAGGACGAGTACGCCACGGGCACCAACCTGCTCGAGCAGCCGGGCTACAGCGAGTGCGTCACGGCGCTCACCGCCGGCACCGTCGACGCGGTCACCACCGACGACATCATCCTCGCCGGCCTCGCGGCCATCCCCGCGAACGAGGGCAAGGTCAAGGTCGTCGGCAACCCGTTCTCCGAGGAGAACTACGGCGTCGGCCTGCCGAAGGACTCCGACAAGTGCCAGGCCGTCACCGACGCGATCAACGCGATGCTCGAGGACGGCTCGTGGCAGAAGGCGCTCGACGACAACGTCAGCGCGTCCGGGTACGAGCCGAACGCCGACCTCAACCCGCCCACGCCCGCGGCCTGCGAGTGA
- a CDS encoding amino acid ABC transporter permease — MDDFTSLFSEFDVLGAFWTNIQLTFFAAIFALVVGTVLAVMRISPVPSLRWAGSTYVTLIRNTPLTVIIVFCVLGLWGQLGITLSSDFQRNFFWLSVLGLTVYHAAFVCEALRSGVNTVPVGQAEAARAIGLDFAASARLIILPQAFRGAVAPLGNVLIALTKNSTVAAAGSVAETSGLLRTMIENRPDLILAIFFIFAFGFVLIVVPIGLATTSLSRRLAVAR; from the coding sequence GTGGACGACTTCACGTCGTTGTTCAGCGAGTTCGACGTGCTCGGGGCGTTCTGGACCAACATCCAGCTGACGTTCTTCGCGGCGATCTTCGCGCTCGTCGTCGGGACCGTCCTCGCGGTCATGCGCATCTCCCCCGTGCCGAGCCTGCGCTGGGCCGGGTCGACGTACGTGACCCTCATCCGCAACACGCCGCTGACCGTCATCATCGTGTTCTGCGTGCTCGGCCTGTGGGGCCAGCTCGGGATCACGCTGTCGTCGGACTTCCAGCGCAACTTCTTCTGGCTGTCCGTGCTCGGCCTGACCGTCTACCACGCGGCGTTCGTGTGCGAGGCGCTGCGCTCGGGGGTCAACACCGTGCCCGTCGGGCAGGCCGAGGCGGCGCGCGCGATCGGGCTGGACTTCGCCGCGTCCGCGCGGCTCATCATCCTGCCGCAGGCGTTCCGCGGCGCGGTCGCCCCGCTCGGCAACGTGCTCATCGCGCTCACCAAGAACTCGACCGTCGCGGCCGCGGGCTCGGTCGCCGAGACGTCGGGGCTGCTGCGCACGATGATCGAGAACCGGCCGGACCTGATCCTGGCGATCTTCTTCATCTTCGCGTTCGGGTTCGTCCTCATCGTGGTCCCGATCGGGCTCGCGACGACGAGCCTGTCGCGGCGGCTGGCGGTGGCGCGATGA